One segment of Solanum lycopersicum chromosome 1, SLM_r2.1 DNA contains the following:
- the LOC101244042 gene encoding DNA replication ATP-dependent helicase/nuclease JHS1 isoform X1, producing the protein MPPKKRTSSGSTKKSSIQNQNLQQQQQQSQPSKFGIQHFFERHTQNALSQKSKSLLVPHNSNSNPNSLQNPKGSSSVSVSKTPRNDLELRCLDSNETNSVAQKGENGLDFNKFDEVKPVSQVKSNGNVVESDKVDVAERFKDKESSVSLKNNESSSPSHSTPTEIVVAAGSGEERNDAEVTPEFCKSVSLNKRFKFSPGMLIKQSQDDGGDEVTWRISPVNERLHAMSKQLPKMAKVLADSSRFNSLNIQECSLKKMPPETEIKFEKWLCSPPPKALDKSLVCSKTASMKNKNTDHTMDLWENNGNSNCQSKTEVINSQSPFQTPPSLTYGSDKPANVVDSNEASDQFSSRQHKKALIELLDQVEDVISVEPQCEEKIASHCHDGPAKPTAVLQKLAENFCSSDQRKESTINFLVLEVSEKHEQVETSGRQCSFKVLRLLNEQGGEERVLQLRDEWCYSVVAPGDTIHVIGEFDSEGKCEINRGKNFLIVHPDILVSGTRVAGSFSCSRRTVLDERLKSGEYSAAALIGTLLHQMFQAGLIRESPTKEFLEDYARVVLQKSLESLYACGVNENDTHKTLIDAIPKLLNWIQSFQYSEVSESPSIDFGSEDGAKKIKVSEVLDIEEMAWAPKYGLKGMIDASLLVNVKSNTNVPNEMIMPLEFKTGKATNGQATMEHSAQVMLYTLLMSERYLQHIGHGLLYYLHTDQTQGITVSRSDLVGLIMRRNELANDLLKASITQQLPPMLQSPNMCRGCRHLNVCTIYHKAYGGTTEGSGLGSVFDSLVSHLTNEHTNFLQKWDQLVDLEAKEVEVVKKQIWSSQSLKTDLYAPCLSSLVLDTSERSTPSNFSKGNQFTYHFVHRDWTSLGFHQQDGAALNSSIFPVKKFESSLRNGDYVVLSTEPSGILIATGVVVDMSCSSITVSLSKRLRLPGSSRTSQAQDLHQQLWRIHKDEFMGSFAIMRFNLIQLFLQNEQSSHLRKMIVDLEVPRFDSGCQFSQDPAISYIWSQKNLNDDQRRAILKILTAKDYALILGMPGTGKTSTMVYAVKALLMRGSSILLTSYTNSAVDNLLLKLKSQGIDFIRIGRYEVVHEEVRENCLSMMDTHGLEEIKQRLEQSKVVAVTCLGITSPLLSNKRFDVCIMDEAGQTTLPVSLGPLTFASKFVLVGDHYQLPPLVQSAEAREYGMAVSLFCRLSEAHPQAICALQSQYRMCAAIMELSNTLIYGNRLRCGSSEVENAKIKYTGLPSGPKWIKEAMNPNRPVIFVNTDLLLAFETNDRKAVNNPVEANIIAEIVCRLLSRGILEEDIGIITPYNSQADLIRQAVSTSVEIHTIDKYQGRDKDCILLSFVRSSENPRNYISSLLGDWHRINVALTRAKKKLIMVGSCITLSNVPLLKLLIEKVEEQGGILSVSKKDIAHKPELRRCSNLR; encoded by the exons ATGCCTCCAAAGAAAAGAACAAGTTCAGGATCAACAAAGAAATCAAGTATTCAAAACCAGaatcttcagcaacagcagcagcaaTCTCAGCCGTCCAAATTCGGGATCCAGCATTTCTTTGAACGCCACACCCAAAATGCACTCTCACAGAAATCCAAGTCCCTTCTTGTTCCCCACAATTCTAATTCCAATCCCAATTCATTGCAAAACCCTAAAGGAAGTTCTAGTGTATCAGTATCCAAAACTCCTAGAAATGATTTAGAGTTAAGGTGTTTAGATTCTAATGAAACAAACTCCGTTGCACAGAAAGGTGAAAATGGATTGGATTTCAATAAGTTTGATGAGGTTAAGCCAGTGTCACAAGTTAAAAGCAATGGAAATGTGGTCGAATCAGATAAAGTTGATGTAGCTGAGAGATTTAAGGATAAAGAAAGCAGTGTTAGTTTGAAAAACAATGAATCGAGTAGTCCATCTCACAGTACACCTACTGAGATTGTGGTGGCTGCAGGTTCAGGGGAGGAGAGAAATGATGCAGAAGTAACGCCTGAGTTTTGCAAGTCTGTATCTTTGAACAAGCGATTCAAGTTTTCTCCAGGAATG TTGATCAAGCAAAGCCAGGATGACGGAGGTGATGAAGTAACATGGAGAATATCTCCAGTGAATGAACGACTACATGCCATGTCCAAACAATTACCAAAGATGGCAAAGGTGTTGGCGGACTCATCACGGTTCAACTccttaaatattcaagaatgtTCACTGAAAAAG ATGCCTCCTGAGACAGAAATAAAGTTTGAGAAATGGCTCTGTTCACCTCCACCGAAGGCACttgataaatcattagtatgcTCAAAAACGGCTAGcatgaaaaacaaaaacacaGATCACACAATGGATTTGTGGGAAAACAATGGAAACTCCAACTGCCAGAGCAAAACTGAAGTAATCAACAGTCAGAGTCCTTTTCAGACTCCACCATCTTTGACATACGGCAGTGATAAG CCTGCCAACGTGGTTGATTCTAATGAAGCCAGTGATCAGTTTAGTTCCAGGCAACACAAAAAG GCATTGATTGAGCTTTTAGACCAAGTAGAAGATGTAATTTCTGTTGAACCACAATGTGAAGAGAAAATCGCATCCCATTGTCATGATGGACCAGCTAAGCCAACTGCCGTTTTGCAAAAATTGGCAGAAAACTTTTGTTCAAGTGACCAAAGGAAAGAGTCAACTATCAATTTTCTTGTATTGGAG GTTTCTGAGAAGCATGAACAAGTTGAAACATCTGGGCGACAGTGCTCCTTCAAG gttttgcgCTTGCTGAATGAACAAGGTGGAGAAGAAAGAGTTTTACAATTGAGGGATGAGTG GTGCTATAGTGTTGTTGCACCAGGGGATACTATTCATGTCATCGGTGAGTTTGACAGTGAAGGAAAATGTGAAATAAACCGCGGGAAGAATTTTCTCATTGTTCATCCAGATATTTTAGTTTCTGGAACCAGG GTTGCTGGCAGCTTCAGTTGTTCAAGGCGAACTGTGCTGGATGAGAGGTTAAAATCTGGCGAGTATTCAGCCGCAGCACTGATTGGCACATTATTACATCAGATGTTTCAG GCTGGGCTGATCAGAGAGTCTCCTACAAAAGAATTCTTGGAAGATTATGCAAGGGTAGTGCTCCAGAAGAGTCTTGAGAGCCTATATGCATGTGGAG TTAATGAAAATGATACTCACAAGACATTGATTGATGCAATTCCAAAACTGCTGAATTGGATACAGTCCTTCCAATACTCAGAG GTTTCAGAAAGCCCAAGCATTGATTTTGGAAGTGAAGATGGAGCTAAGAAAATTAAAGTATCTGAA GTACTTGACATTGAAGAAATGGCATGGGCTCCAAAATATGGGTTGAAAGGCATGATCGATGCATCCTTGCTAGTAAATGTAAAATCAAACACCAATGTACCTAATGAGATGATTATGCCTCTTGAATTTAAAACTGGGAAGGCAACAAATGGGCAGGCAA CTATGGAACATAGTGCTCAAGTCATGTTGTATACCCTTTTAATGTCGGAAAG aTACTTGCAGCATATTGGCCATGGTCTTCTGTATTATCTGCACACAGATCAGACACAG GGAATAACTGTTAGCAGATCTGACTTGGTTGGCCTAATAATGCGCCGTAATGAACTTGCAAATGATCTTCTCAAGGCTTCTATAACTCAACAATTGCCGCCAATGTTACAG AGTCCAAATATGTGCAGAGGCTGTCGCCACCTCAATGTCTGTACCATTTATCATAAG GCATACGGTGGCACCACAGAAGGCAGCGGCTTGGGCAGTGTGTTTGATTCACTTGTTAGCCATCTAACAAATGAACATactaattttcttcaaaaatggGATCAGTTAGTTGACTTGGAGGCTAAAGAAGTTGAG GTTGTAAAGAAACAAATTTGGTCTTCACAAAGTTTAAAGACTGACCTTTATGCTCCTTGTTTATCTTCTCTTGTCCTTGATACATCCGAAAGATCCACACCATCAAACTTTAGCAAAGGAAATCAATTTACGTATCACTTTGTACATCGAGATTGGACTTCCTTGGGCTTTCATCAACAGGATGGAGCTGCTCTGAACAGTTCCATTTTTCCTGTCAAAAAATTTGAATCCTCGCTTAGGAACGGGGACTATGTG GTATTGAGCACTGAACCTAGTGGGATACTAATAGCTACCGGAGTTGTTGTAGATATGAGTTGCTCTAGCATCACG GTATCTCTTTCCAAACGCTTAAGGCTACCAGGAAGTAGCCGGACTTCACAGGCACAAGATCTTCATCAGCAGTTGTGGCGAATTCATAAAGATGAATTCATGGGTTCATTTGCAATTATGAG ATTCAACCTCATACAACTGTTTCTGCAAAATGAGCAGAGTTCTCATCTGAGGAAGATGATAGTTGATCTGGAG GTGCCTAGGTTTGATAGTGGATGTCAATTTAGTCAAGATCCTGCCATTTCATACATTTGGTCACAAAAAAACTTGAATGATGATCAGCGAAGAGCCATACTTAAG ATACTCACAGCAAAGGATTACGCGCTGATACTAGGAATGCCAGGGACAGGCAAAACATCCACTATGGTCTATGCTGTGAAGGCACTGTTGATGAGAGGTTCATCCATTTTGCTTACCTCCTATACAAATTCAGCTGTTGACAATTTGCTTCTCAAACTGAAGTCTCAG GGTATTGATTTTATACGTATTGGAAGATATGAGGTTGTGCACGAGGAAGTTCGTGAGAATTGCTTATCAA TGATGGACACTCATGGTCTTGAAGAGATAAAGCAGAGGCTAGAGCAAAGCAAAGTTGTTGCTGTTACCTGTTTGGGGATTACTAGCCCATTGCTTTCAAACAAGAGATTTGATGTGTGTATCATGGATGAAGCTGGACAAACTACGTTGCCG GTATCATTGGGACCATTGACATTTGCATCAAAATTTGTTCTAGTTGGGGATCATTATCAATTACCACCACTTGTCCAG AGTGCAGAAGCTAGAGAATATGGAATGGCAGTTAGCCTGTTCTGCAGACTCTCAGAAGCTCATCCCCAAGCAATTTGTGCTTTGCAAAGCCAG TACCGCATGTGTGCAGCGATAATGGAATTATCAAATACCTTGATATATGGTAACAGATTGCGATGTGGTTCTTCTGAAGTAGAAAATGCCAAAATCAAGTACACAGGATTGCCATCTGGGCCTAAGTGGATAAAGGAG GCTATGAATCCAAACAGACCCGTCATCTTTGTAAACACAG ATTTGTTGCTTGCATTTGAAACAAATGACCGGAAAGCTGTTAATAACCCAGTGGAAGCAAATATCATTGCCGAG ATCGTGTGTAGATTGTTGAGCAGAGGTATATTGGAGGAAGATATAGGCATCATTACCCCCTACAATTCTCAGGCAGATCTGATCCGGCAAGCTGTTTCCACATCAGTGGAGATACATACAATTGATAAATACCAG GGAAGAGATAAAGATTGCATTCTGCTTTCCTTCGTAAGGTCAAGTGAGAATCCAAGGAACTACATTTCTTCATTGCTTGGAGACTGGCACAGGATTAACGTGGCTCTTACTCGTGCCAAG AAGAAGTTGATAATGGTAGGTTCATGCATTACGCTGTCGAATGTGCCTCTGCTTAAGCTTCTTATTGAGAAGGTGGAAGAACAAGGTGGCATTTTAAGCGTCTCCAAGAAGGATATTGCTCATAAACCAGAATTGAGAAGATGCTCCAACCTGAGATGA
- the LOC101244042 gene encoding DNA replication ATP-dependent helicase/nuclease JHS1 isoform X2 yields MPPKKRTSSGSTKKSSIQNQNLQQQQQQSQPSKFGIQHFFERHTQNALSQKSKSLLVPHNSNSNPNSLQNPKGSSSVSVSKTPRNDLELRCLDSNETNSVAQKGENGLDFNKFDEVKPVSQVKSNGNVVESDKVDVAERFKDKESSVSLKNNESSSPSHSTPTEIVVAAGSGEERNDAEVTPEFCKSVSLNKRFKFSPGMLIKQSQDDGGDEVTWRISPVNERLHAMSKQLPKMAKVLADSSRFNSLNIQECSLKKMPPETEIKFEKWLCSPPPKALDKSLVCSKTASMKNKNTDHTMDLWENNGNSNCQSKTEVINSQSPFQTPPSLTYGSDKPANVVDSNEASDQFSSRQHKKALIELLDQVEDVISVEPQCEEKIASHCHDGPAKPTAVLQKLAENFCSSDQRKESTINFLVLEVSEKHEQVETSGRQCSFKVLRLLNEQGGEERVLQLRDEWCYSVVAPGDTIHVIGEFDSEGKCEINRGKNFLIVHPDILVSGTRVAGSFSCSRRTVLDERLKSGEYSAAALIGTLLHQMFQAGLIRESPTKEFLEDYARVVLQKSLESLYACGVNENDTHKTLIDAIPKLLNWIQSFQYSEVSESPSIDFGSEDGAKKIKVSEVLDIEEMAWAPKYGLKGMIDASLLVNVKSNTNVPNEMIMPLEFKTGKATNGQAAMEHSAQVMLYTLLMSERYLQHIGHGLLYYLHTDQTQGITVSRSDLVGLIMRRNELANDLLKASITQQLPPMLQSPNMCRGCRHLNVCTIYHKAYGGTTEGSGLGSVFDSLVSHLTNEHTNFLQKWDQLVDLEAKEVEVVKKQIWSSQSLKTDLYAPCLSSLVLDTSERSTPSNFSKGNQFTYHFVHRDWTSLGFHQQDGAALNSSIFPVKKFESSLRNGDYVVLSTEPSGILIATGVVVDMSCSSITVSLSKRLRLPGSSRTSQAQDLHQQLWRIHKDEFMGSFAIMRFNLIQLFLQNEQSSHLRKMIVDLEVPRFDSGCQFSQDPAISYIWSQKNLNDDQRRAILKILTAKDYALILGMPGTGKTSTMVYAVKALLMRGSSILLTSYTNSAVDNLLLKLKSQGIDFIRIGRYEVVHEEVRENCLSMMDTHGLEEIKQRLEQSKVVAVTCLGITSPLLSNKRFDVCIMDEAGQTTLPVSLGPLTFASKFVLVGDHYQLPPLVQSAEAREYGMAVSLFCRLSEAHPQAICALQSQYRMCAAIMELSNTLIYGNRLRCGSSEVENAKIKYTGLPSGPKWIKEAMNPNRPVIFVNTDLLLAFETNDRKAVNNPVEANIIAEIVCRLLSRGILEEDIGIITPYNSQADLIRQAVSTSVEIHTIDKYQGRDKDCILLSFVRSSENPRNYISSLLGDWHRINVALTRAKKKLIMVGSCITLSNVPLLKLLIEKVEEQGGILSVSKKDIAHKPELRRCSNLR; encoded by the exons ATGCCTCCAAAGAAAAGAACAAGTTCAGGATCAACAAAGAAATCAAGTATTCAAAACCAGaatcttcagcaacagcagcagcaaTCTCAGCCGTCCAAATTCGGGATCCAGCATTTCTTTGAACGCCACACCCAAAATGCACTCTCACAGAAATCCAAGTCCCTTCTTGTTCCCCACAATTCTAATTCCAATCCCAATTCATTGCAAAACCCTAAAGGAAGTTCTAGTGTATCAGTATCCAAAACTCCTAGAAATGATTTAGAGTTAAGGTGTTTAGATTCTAATGAAACAAACTCCGTTGCACAGAAAGGTGAAAATGGATTGGATTTCAATAAGTTTGATGAGGTTAAGCCAGTGTCACAAGTTAAAAGCAATGGAAATGTGGTCGAATCAGATAAAGTTGATGTAGCTGAGAGATTTAAGGATAAAGAAAGCAGTGTTAGTTTGAAAAACAATGAATCGAGTAGTCCATCTCACAGTACACCTACTGAGATTGTGGTGGCTGCAGGTTCAGGGGAGGAGAGAAATGATGCAGAAGTAACGCCTGAGTTTTGCAAGTCTGTATCTTTGAACAAGCGATTCAAGTTTTCTCCAGGAATG TTGATCAAGCAAAGCCAGGATGACGGAGGTGATGAAGTAACATGGAGAATATCTCCAGTGAATGAACGACTACATGCCATGTCCAAACAATTACCAAAGATGGCAAAGGTGTTGGCGGACTCATCACGGTTCAACTccttaaatattcaagaatgtTCACTGAAAAAG ATGCCTCCTGAGACAGAAATAAAGTTTGAGAAATGGCTCTGTTCACCTCCACCGAAGGCACttgataaatcattagtatgcTCAAAAACGGCTAGcatgaaaaacaaaaacacaGATCACACAATGGATTTGTGGGAAAACAATGGAAACTCCAACTGCCAGAGCAAAACTGAAGTAATCAACAGTCAGAGTCCTTTTCAGACTCCACCATCTTTGACATACGGCAGTGATAAG CCTGCCAACGTGGTTGATTCTAATGAAGCCAGTGATCAGTTTAGTTCCAGGCAACACAAAAAG GCATTGATTGAGCTTTTAGACCAAGTAGAAGATGTAATTTCTGTTGAACCACAATGTGAAGAGAAAATCGCATCCCATTGTCATGATGGACCAGCTAAGCCAACTGCCGTTTTGCAAAAATTGGCAGAAAACTTTTGTTCAAGTGACCAAAGGAAAGAGTCAACTATCAATTTTCTTGTATTGGAG GTTTCTGAGAAGCATGAACAAGTTGAAACATCTGGGCGACAGTGCTCCTTCAAG gttttgcgCTTGCTGAATGAACAAGGTGGAGAAGAAAGAGTTTTACAATTGAGGGATGAGTG GTGCTATAGTGTTGTTGCACCAGGGGATACTATTCATGTCATCGGTGAGTTTGACAGTGAAGGAAAATGTGAAATAAACCGCGGGAAGAATTTTCTCATTGTTCATCCAGATATTTTAGTTTCTGGAACCAGG GTTGCTGGCAGCTTCAGTTGTTCAAGGCGAACTGTGCTGGATGAGAGGTTAAAATCTGGCGAGTATTCAGCCGCAGCACTGATTGGCACATTATTACATCAGATGTTTCAG GCTGGGCTGATCAGAGAGTCTCCTACAAAAGAATTCTTGGAAGATTATGCAAGGGTAGTGCTCCAGAAGAGTCTTGAGAGCCTATATGCATGTGGAG TTAATGAAAATGATACTCACAAGACATTGATTGATGCAATTCCAAAACTGCTGAATTGGATACAGTCCTTCCAATACTCAGAG GTTTCAGAAAGCCCAAGCATTGATTTTGGAAGTGAAGATGGAGCTAAGAAAATTAAAGTATCTGAA GTACTTGACATTGAAGAAATGGCATGGGCTCCAAAATATGGGTTGAAAGGCATGATCGATGCATCCTTGCTAGTAAATGTAAAATCAAACACCAATGTACCTAATGAGATGATTATGCCTCTTGAATTTAAAACTGGGAAGGCAACAAATGGGCAG GCAGCTATGGAACATAGTGCTCAAGTCATGTTGTATACCCTTTTAATGTCGGAAAG aTACTTGCAGCATATTGGCCATGGTCTTCTGTATTATCTGCACACAGATCAGACACAG GGAATAACTGTTAGCAGATCTGACTTGGTTGGCCTAATAATGCGCCGTAATGAACTTGCAAATGATCTTCTCAAGGCTTCTATAACTCAACAATTGCCGCCAATGTTACAG AGTCCAAATATGTGCAGAGGCTGTCGCCACCTCAATGTCTGTACCATTTATCATAAG GCATACGGTGGCACCACAGAAGGCAGCGGCTTGGGCAGTGTGTTTGATTCACTTGTTAGCCATCTAACAAATGAACATactaattttcttcaaaaatggGATCAGTTAGTTGACTTGGAGGCTAAAGAAGTTGAG GTTGTAAAGAAACAAATTTGGTCTTCACAAAGTTTAAAGACTGACCTTTATGCTCCTTGTTTATCTTCTCTTGTCCTTGATACATCCGAAAGATCCACACCATCAAACTTTAGCAAAGGAAATCAATTTACGTATCACTTTGTACATCGAGATTGGACTTCCTTGGGCTTTCATCAACAGGATGGAGCTGCTCTGAACAGTTCCATTTTTCCTGTCAAAAAATTTGAATCCTCGCTTAGGAACGGGGACTATGTG GTATTGAGCACTGAACCTAGTGGGATACTAATAGCTACCGGAGTTGTTGTAGATATGAGTTGCTCTAGCATCACG GTATCTCTTTCCAAACGCTTAAGGCTACCAGGAAGTAGCCGGACTTCACAGGCACAAGATCTTCATCAGCAGTTGTGGCGAATTCATAAAGATGAATTCATGGGTTCATTTGCAATTATGAG ATTCAACCTCATACAACTGTTTCTGCAAAATGAGCAGAGTTCTCATCTGAGGAAGATGATAGTTGATCTGGAG GTGCCTAGGTTTGATAGTGGATGTCAATTTAGTCAAGATCCTGCCATTTCATACATTTGGTCACAAAAAAACTTGAATGATGATCAGCGAAGAGCCATACTTAAG ATACTCACAGCAAAGGATTACGCGCTGATACTAGGAATGCCAGGGACAGGCAAAACATCCACTATGGTCTATGCTGTGAAGGCACTGTTGATGAGAGGTTCATCCATTTTGCTTACCTCCTATACAAATTCAGCTGTTGACAATTTGCTTCTCAAACTGAAGTCTCAG GGTATTGATTTTATACGTATTGGAAGATATGAGGTTGTGCACGAGGAAGTTCGTGAGAATTGCTTATCAA TGATGGACACTCATGGTCTTGAAGAGATAAAGCAGAGGCTAGAGCAAAGCAAAGTTGTTGCTGTTACCTGTTTGGGGATTACTAGCCCATTGCTTTCAAACAAGAGATTTGATGTGTGTATCATGGATGAAGCTGGACAAACTACGTTGCCG GTATCATTGGGACCATTGACATTTGCATCAAAATTTGTTCTAGTTGGGGATCATTATCAATTACCACCACTTGTCCAG AGTGCAGAAGCTAGAGAATATGGAATGGCAGTTAGCCTGTTCTGCAGACTCTCAGAAGCTCATCCCCAAGCAATTTGTGCTTTGCAAAGCCAG TACCGCATGTGTGCAGCGATAATGGAATTATCAAATACCTTGATATATGGTAACAGATTGCGATGTGGTTCTTCTGAAGTAGAAAATGCCAAAATCAAGTACACAGGATTGCCATCTGGGCCTAAGTGGATAAAGGAG GCTATGAATCCAAACAGACCCGTCATCTTTGTAAACACAG ATTTGTTGCTTGCATTTGAAACAAATGACCGGAAAGCTGTTAATAACCCAGTGGAAGCAAATATCATTGCCGAG ATCGTGTGTAGATTGTTGAGCAGAGGTATATTGGAGGAAGATATAGGCATCATTACCCCCTACAATTCTCAGGCAGATCTGATCCGGCAAGCTGTTTCCACATCAGTGGAGATACATACAATTGATAAATACCAG GGAAGAGATAAAGATTGCATTCTGCTTTCCTTCGTAAGGTCAAGTGAGAATCCAAGGAACTACATTTCTTCATTGCTTGGAGACTGGCACAGGATTAACGTGGCTCTTACTCGTGCCAAG AAGAAGTTGATAATGGTAGGTTCATGCATTACGCTGTCGAATGTGCCTCTGCTTAAGCTTCTTATTGAGAAGGTGGAAGAACAAGGTGGCATTTTAAGCGTCTCCAAGAAGGATATTGCTCATAAACCAGAATTGAGAAGATGCTCCAACCTGAGATGA
- the LOC101267349 gene encoding uncharacterized protein, which yields MEIEKSLPYGEGGADAILNVQPNTSISIAYHQLFGPHDDLMLLELDEKLLPDILNQRVTIRGQPDEDAVLCSQTKTYAIKFVGTSNSLFLIPPSNLSIALGASPNSSEKDHDNAMVASVIKVVPGSMELVEVAPRLDKLKLLLSENPYSFDEVSQMNTELTHKNKGLYSWSDLVEKVQASDEELCTGLRALAAVEIDGFWRSLDENFVDAILNMLLHNAVLNDWLLSALNEDEVLPVLEADGFPREIVKHCLGVYGSKVDDEIRGGCTWRLEERPVCVHFARVILRGEKMKLERFMEEWRKKVPEGMNASFDVLEGEVLTEKIGIETRIYAFSVSSLSSVPAERFSKLFQEKPKWEWKELQPFVRDLKVPGLSSEGLLLKYTRRSQPSADAEPIFSAR from the exons ATGGAAATAGAAAAATCACTACCTTATGGTGAAGGAGGAGCAGATGCAATATTAAATGTTCAACCTAATACTTCAATCTCTATCGCTTATCACCAGCTCTTTGGTCCTCATGATGATTTAATGCTTCTTGAGCTTGATGAGAAGCTTTTACCTGATATCCTCAATCAAAG AGTAACAATAAGAGGGCAGCCAGATGAGGATGCAGTTCTTTGTAGTCAGACAAAAACTTATGCCATTAAATTTGTTGGAACTTCTAATTCTCTATTCCTTATACCCCCTTCCAACCTATCGATCGCACTTGGAGCTTCGCCAAACTCAAGTGAAAAGGATCATGACAATGCGATGGTTGCTTCTGTAATCAAAGTAGTACCTGGCAGTATGGAACTTGTCGAGGTTGCTCCTAGATTGGACAAACTCAAATTGCTTCTTTCAGAAAACCCTTATAGTTTTGATGAAGTGTCACAAATGAATACTGAATTGACTCACAAAAACAAGGGCTTGTATTCATGGAGTGATCTTGTTGAGAAGGTGCAAGCCAGTGACGAGGAACTGTGCACAGGGTTGCGAGCTCTTGCAGCAGTAGAGATAGATGGATTTTGGCGAAGTTTAGATGAGAACTTTGTGGATGCGATTCTGAACATGCTTTTGCATAATGCAGTGCTGAATGACTGGCTTTTAAGTGCTCTAAACGAAGATGAAGTTTTGCCTGTGCTAGAGGCAGATGGATTTCCTCGTGAAATAGTAAAGCACTGTTTGGGAGTTTATGGAAGTAAGGTGGATGATGAGATTAGAGGAGGCTGCACATGGAGGTTGGAAGAAAGGCCAGTTTGCGTGCATTTTGCTAGAGTAATCTTAAGAGGGGAAAAAATGAAACTTGAAAGATTTATGGAGGAGTGGAGAAAGAAAGTTCCAGAAGGGATGAATGCAAGTTTTGATGTGCTAGAAGGAGAAGTCTTGACCGAAAAGATCGGGATAGAGACTCGGATTTATGCTTTTAGTGTTTCTTCACTGTCATCAGTGCCTGCTGAACGGTTTTCCAAACTATTCCAGGAGAAGCCAAAGTGGGAATGGAAAGAACTGCAGCCATTTGTCAG GGATCTGAAGGTACCAGGACTTTCTTCAGAAGGTTTACTACTCAAGTACACTAGAAGAAGTCAACCAAGTGCGGATGCTGAACCAATTTTCAGTGCAAGATAA